Part of the Streptomyces antimycoticus genome, GGTGGGCCTGCCGCCGGTGGCCGCCAATGTGACCAACACGGTGGCCCTGTTCTCCAACACCGTCGGCACCGCGGCGGGATCCCGCGCCGAACTCCGCGGCCAGCGGGACCGTCTCCTCCGACTCGGCGTCATCGCGGCGCTGGGCGGCGCGGTCGGGGCCGCCCTGCTGCTGGGAACCCCGTCCTCCGCCTTCGAGACCGTCGTACCGTGGCTGATCGCCCTCGGCTCGGTGCTGATCCTGGTCCGCGATCCACTCCGCCGGCTCGTGGCCTCCCGCTCGCCCTCCCTCGCCCGCACGGCCCGGCCCACCCTCCCGCTCGCCTGCGCGGTCCTGCTGGTCGGCCTGTACGGCGGCTACTTCGGGGCGGCCTCGGGCGTCCTGATGCTGGCGGTGCTCTCGCTCTCCGCCACGGAGCCCCTCCCGGTCACCAACGCCGTCAAGAACATCGCGACCGGCGCGGCCAATGTGACGGCGGCCGTCGCCTACGTCGCCGTCGCCCCCGTGAACTGGGCCGCCGCCGTATCCCTCGGCCTCGGCGCTCTCCTCGGCAGTTGGCTCGGCCCTCTGGTCGTCCGCCGCCTGCCCGAAACCCCGCTCCGGATCGCCATCGCCCTCGGCGGCCTGGGCCTGGCCGTCTCGCTGTGGCGCTAGGCGGTCACCTCTCGACCCGGAGGATGGCGCTTACGTCCCGGACTCCTCCGGATAGAAGGTGATCAAGGTGGTGCTCCCGTCCGGCGCGACGACGCGAACGGCGGCCTCCGGGATGTCCTCCGTAGTCACATCGATCTCGGTGGGATGCCACACCATGTGCCGCAGCACCACCGGATACCGCGGCGACTTCCCGCCGACGGCACCGATCACCGTGTCGTCCTTCGGGTCGTAGCTGAGGGAGGAGAAGGGCAGTCGCTCGGCCTCGTACTGATGCCCGACCGACGGGTCCAGCACCTCGATGGTGGCGAGTTCCCCCTCGTGCTCGGCCGTGACCTGATCGAGCGTGGTCCGCCACTCCCCGCGATCGAACATTGTGGAACCGGCCATCGTCGATCCTCCCTCCGCTGCTCCACTGCTCCACCTGCTGTGCCAACCCGTCCCACGGTGGACGCCACCGCCCCGGGCCGCCACGTCCACCCGGGTCGAATCGGTCCGGCCGGGCTTGACCTCCCCGGACAAAATGGTCGGCCGCACCCCTTCCCCGGGGCCATTACCTGGGACGTAATCGCACCGCACCGCGGCCCCCGGCAGCATGGTGATCGCTTCCCGCAAGGCTTCCGATCGGAGGGATCACCATGTCCTTGGCCGCACCCACGACCACCCGCGCCCTGGTGGCGGAACTGCTGCGCCGCATCGGTGAGGGTGACCCCGAGCGCATCGCCGAGCTGTATGCCGAGCGCAGCGAGTGGAAGCTGGACTGGCCGGAGGCTGAGCACGGCCGCCCCGCCACTCCGTGGATTCGCCACCGCTCCACCCGCGCGGACGTGGCCGCCCACTTCCGTGAGCTGGCCCACCACCATGTGCCCGAGCAGGCGGCCACCGAGGTCGAGCGCATCCTCGTCGACGGTGACGACGCGGTCGTGCTGGGCGAGATCCGCCAGACCGCCCGGGCCACCGGACGCGCCTATCGTGCGCGGTTCGCCCTGCATCTCACCCTCGAAGACGGCCTCGTCACCCGGCACCACGTCTACGAGGACAGCCTCGCCGTCGCCCAGGCGTTCAGCACCCCGCAGGGCACGGCACAGGACAATTGACCACTGCGCCGTGCCCTCGAGGACCCCCGGGATCAGCCCGCGAGCAGGGACTCCACCCGGGACAGCGTGTCCAGAACATTGGCCTCGGTGATCGCCATCCGCGCCTCGTCCGGCGTCAGCCAGCGCAGCGGCGCGTCCGGGTTCTCCGGCCGTACCGCCTCGGGCACGTTGGTGGCCAGCACATAGCGCACATCGGCGTGTTCATGCGCCGGCTCCCGGCTGCTCGCGGGGACCGGGACGATCACCAGATGCCGTACGTCCGCGTCCGGCCACGGGGCCAGATCGGGCAGCCCCGTCTCCTCCTGCCCCTCGCGCAGGGCGATGGCGAGCGGGTCGTACTCGCCCGGGTCGCCATGCCCGCCCACCAGCAGCCACGACTGGTGGCGCTGGTGCCAGCGCAGCAGCACACGGCCGCTGTCGGGGTGCACGATCAGGGCGGATGCGGTGATGTGGAGGGGCGTCGACCGCTCCCAGGGGGCGCCGCCCGCCTCGACAACGCCGAGCACCCGCTCGAGGTCGACGCATTCCGCGGTGGTCTTCGGCCGGTAGCCCGTAAGGACATGGGTGACTGCGTGGTCGGCTGTGGCCATGCGCCGGATCCTAACGATGCGAGGCCGCCTATGGCGCGCGGTTTTTGTCACCCGCAGGCCGCCGTGTCCACCAGACCCATGACGTGCTGCATCGGGGCGAGACGTTCATCCCGACGCCGGACAGGACGGTGTTGCCGCCGCGCTCGACGCGGATATCGGTGCAGTCAGATGAAGAGGAAGGTGCAGTACACGCTGTAACTCACCCTCGCATTTAAGCGGCTCGCTCCTGCGGACGAAGAGACTGCCGGAGAAAGCGCCCTTCGACGGCCGCCGACGGTCAAAGCGCACGCAGCGGGCACAACGGCCCCATAGCCGGTCAGACGACAAAGTCCGAGGTCACAGCGTTGCCAGGCCGTTAACGGGGCGTTAGTTGATCGTCAGCGGAGCCGAACAGACTTGTCGTCACGGCCCCGGGGACGGGGACGACGCTCACGACAGCTGAGGGACTCATGTCGCACCGCATCACTCTTCGTCACGCTCGCAAGGTCGCCGCCGCCGCGGTCGTCGCAGTCGCCGCGTTCGGTCTGACCGCGTGCCAGGACAACGCGGACGCCGGCGGCGACTCGTCCTCCGCCGCCTCGTCCAGCTCCGGCGGTTCGGACTCCTCCGACTCGGGCACCTCGGGTTCCTCGGACAGTGGCTCCTCCGGTTCCTCCGGTTCGGGTTCCTCGGGCTCCGGTGGTGGCGGCAACGCCGGTTCCGATGCCTGCGCCACCTCGCAGCTCGCCTTCCGCAGCACCCACGGCATGGGTGAGGGCACCCTGATCGTCGACCTCAAGAACACCGGGTCGGCCACCTGCACGCTGCAGGGCTTCCCCGGCGTCGACCTGAAGAGCAAGAACGGCACCCTGAGCGCCAAGCGCAGCGACCTCGCGGCGCCGAAGACGAGCGTCAAGCCGGGTGAGGAGACCCGCTTCACGCTCTACTACCCGCCGAACACCTCCGGTGGCTCCGGCGAGACCTTCACCACGCTCGTCGTCACCCCGCCCAACGAGACCCACTCGCACTCCCTGCCCGTCAGCATCAACGTCCCCGTCACCGACGGCACCGGCTCCGACATCAAGGTGGACCCCGTCGGCACCGGCAAGTAGACAACGGACAGCGAAGCAACCCCGGGCCGCCGGCCTGGGGCTTTGCTATGAGCGCCGGGAGTCATGCGCTCGATCGATATCGATCGTACGTTTGATTTCCGGCGCACCGGCGTGCGCCCTCGCCGGTGACGGCCGACCCTGGATGGTGGACGCGGGGAGCCCGCTGAGCAGCGCCCGGCTCACGTTCCCCTGGCCCAGCGCAGGAGCTCGGACCGAACTGGAAGGTGAACGTCACGATGAAAACACCTCCGATCGTCTCGCCGCAGGAGTGGGAGGCCGCGCGTCAGGAGCTCCTCGGGGAGGAGAAGCAGCTCACCCGCGCCCGTGACGCACTGGCCGCCAAGCGCCGGCGGATGCCGTGGCTGGCGGTGGAGAAGGAGTACGCGTTCGAGGGTCCCCAGGGCCGGGTGAGTCTGCTCGACCTGTTCCAGGGGCGTCGTCAGCTCATCCTCTACCGCGCCTTCTTCGAGCCCGCCGTCTACGGCTGGCCCGACCACGCCTGCCGCGGCTGCTCCATGGTCGCCGACCACGTGGGCCACCTCGCTCATCTCAACGCCCGCGACACCACCCTCGTCTTCGCCTCGCGCGCGCCGCAGCAGGAGATCGAGCAGGTGAAGGCGCGGATGGGCTGGACGATGCCCTGGTACA contains:
- a CDS encoding DUF899 domain-containing protein → MKTPPIVSPQEWEAARQELLGEEKQLTRARDALAAKRRRMPWLAVEKEYAFEGPQGRVSLLDLFQGRRQLILYRAFFEPAVYGWPDHACRGCSMVADHVGHLAHLNARDTTLVFASRAPQQEIEQVKARMGWTMPWYTITDDFDADFGVDEWHGTNAFIRDGDRVFRTYFINARGDEALGSTWSYLDMTALGRQEEWEDSPKDYPKTPPYEWWNWHDAYDDAAPAPEWVAQTQRGTQAQPG
- a CDS encoding nuclear transport factor 2 family protein, which codes for MSLAAPTTTRALVAELLRRIGEGDPERIAELYAERSEWKLDWPEAEHGRPATPWIRHRSTRADVAAHFRELAHHHVPEQAATEVERILVDGDDAVVLGEIRQTARATGRAYRARFALHLTLEDGLVTRHHVYEDSLAVAQAFSTPQGTAQDN
- a CDS encoding DUF4232 domain-containing protein, whose product is MSHRITLRHARKVAAAAVVAVAAFGLTACQDNADAGGDSSSAASSSSGGSDSSDSGTSGSSDSGSSGSSGSGSSGSGGGGNAGSDACATSQLAFRSTHGMGEGTLIVDLKNTGSATCTLQGFPGVDLKSKNGTLSAKRSDLAAPKTSVKPGEETRFTLYYPPNTSGGSGETFTTLVVTPPNETHSHSLPVSINVPVTDGTGSDIKVDPVGTGK
- a CDS encoding sulfite exporter TauE/SafE family protein, producing the protein MGIDSTALLVSAGVASGLAGSIAGLASLFSYPALLAVGLPPVAANVTNTVALFSNTVGTAAGSRAELRGQRDRLLRLGVIAALGGAVGAALLLGTPSSAFETVVPWLIALGSVLILVRDPLRRLVASRSPSLARTARPTLPLACAVLLVGLYGGYFGAASGVLMLAVLSLSATEPLPVTNAVKNIATGAANVTAAVAYVAVAPVNWAAAVSLGLGALLGSWLGPLVVRRLPETPLRIAIALGGLGLAVSLWR
- a CDS encoding NUDIX hydrolase, which encodes MATADHAVTHVLTGYRPKTTAECVDLERVLGVVEAGGAPWERSTPLHITASALIVHPDSGRVLLRWHQRHQSWLLVGGHGDPGEYDPLAIALREGQEETGLPDLAPWPDADVRHLVIVPVPASSREPAHEHADVRYVLATNVPEAVRPENPDAPLRWLTPDEARMAITEANVLDTLSRVESLLAG
- a CDS encoding DUF5335 family protein, with protein sequence MAGSTMFDRGEWRTTLDQVTAEHEGELATIEVLDPSVGHQYEAERLPFSSLSYDPKDDTVIGAVGGKSPRYPVVLRHMVWHPTEIDVTTEDIPEAAVRVVAPDGSTTLITFYPEESGT